A single Vanacampus margaritifer isolate UIUO_Vmar chromosome 7, RoL_Vmar_1.0, whole genome shotgun sequence DNA region contains:
- the LOC144054927 gene encoding uncharacterized protein LOC144054927 isoform X2, with protein sequence MNHVDFLLCVRFSKLPLEEQLEIKRLGPHRPEDFVLIQYGDMVTRTFKKDWFEKKKWLTASTTKSALFCFPCLLFGGLDSVWASIGFKDIKHLSERTAKHESSSSHLRCAMKLGLLGLTPVQPRINDADRLAIEEHNTLTEENRYVLDRLVTCVKLCGKCQVDLHGHDETLNAALFNCVFETMCEGDTRLKRHYNAQPFFHLALSTIQDDLLDCMYEVYREEVDKQLQQTQFVGVQVHEITHMSCNPQMAIVLRYVVDNTVTERFLELIEVTDKTAFGLSAAIQQVLEPLRLTEKLISQSYDGAAMLRDGEGSVQTLMSISSPARAAALMQVSYNNIQRPRWNFQSRTINAVWDSQDAILECLDCIRTQPGWDIATVSEAYGLSMHLKEPKFLQLLHFFAEVMPEVDVLQNILQNREIDDSVVRCAVENFIANVKEVRGRADVIAGDGEAKRRKTTDNTAEVMKEACDNMIAQVEDRFSNSDYLVAAQLVDCSLFPKFAASFPAAQLSCAIKLWPSPLRNKDKLQSELNILYQHNQLYAGKSALALFQTIRETGLQEILSETCILLNIFLATPMVSPEPDRNHSAMERINVFARKTLGKERLNALCMLSNENQFIQGKVDFNRKVMDKFAPANNHQVSFLFK encoded by the exons ATGAATCACGTAGACTTTTTATTGTGCGTGCGGTTTAGCAAATTGCCACTGGAAGAACAGTTGGAAATAAAACGTTTAGGGCCGCACAGACCAGAAGACTTTGTCTTGATTCAGTATGGAGATATGGTGACCCGTACCTTCAAAAAAGActggtttgaaaaaaagaaatggctgACCGCTAGCACGACCAAAAGTGCGCTCTTCTGTTTTCCCTGTCTTCTCTTTGGTGGCTTGGACTCCGTTTGGGCATCGATCGGCTTTAAAGACATTAAACATCTGTCGGAAAGAACGGCGAAGCACGAAAGCTCCTCGTCTCACCTGAGATGTGCCATGAAGTTGGGTTTACTTGGTCTGACCCCCGTGCAGCCACGCATCAATGACGCCGATCGACTTGCCATCGAGGAACACAACACGCTAACTGAGGAGAATCGGTACGTTCTGGACAGGCTGGTCACCTGTGTTAAACTTTGTGGCAAGTGCCAAGTGGATTTGCACGGTCATGACGAAACACTAAACGCAGCTCTCTTTAACTGCGTATTTGAGACCATGTGTGAGGGAGACACCAGGCTCAAAAGACACTATAATGCGCAACCATTTTTTCATTTGGCTTTAAGCACCATTCAGGACGACCTTCTGGATTGCATGTATGAGGTCTACAGGGAGGAGGTGGACAAACAATTGCAACAGACCCAGTTTGTTGGTGTGCAGGTACATGAAATCACTCATATGTCGTGCAATCCTCAAATGGCAATCGTGTTGAGATACGTGGTTGACAACACTGTTACTGAGCGGTTCCTTGAGTTAATCGAAGTCACGGATAAAACTGCCTTTGGTCTTTCGGCAGCCATCCAACAAGTTCTCGAGCCCTTGCGGCTGACCGAGAAACTCATCTCGCAAAGCTATGATGGCGCTGCCATGCTGAGGGATGGTGAAGGTAGCGTGCAAACCCTGATGAGTATAAG CTCACCTGCAAGAGCAGCTGCCCTGATGCAGGTGTCGTACAACAACATCCAGCGACCAAGGTGGAATTTTCAAAGCAGGACCATTAACGCCGTATGGGACAGTCAGGATGCCATATTGGAGTGTTTGGATTGTATTCGCACTCAGCCGGGATGGGACATCGCGACCGTCAGCGAGGCATACGGCCTCTCCATGCATTTGAAAGAACCCAAGTTTCTCCAGCTGCTGCATTTCTTCGCAGAAGTCATGCCGGAAGTGGATGTTCTACAGAACATACTGCAGAACCGCGAGATTGACGACTCGGTCGTGAGATGCGCCGTGGAAAACTTCATTGCCAACGTGAAGGAGGTGAGAGGGAGGGCCGACGTGATCGCCGGCGACGGAGAAGCCAAGCGAAGGAAAACTACCGATAATACGGCTGAAGTTATGAAGGAGGCTTGTGACAACATGATTGCACAAGTCGAGGACCGCTTCTCCAACAGTGACTATCTCGTTGCGGCGCAGCTCGTGGACTGCTCACTTTTCCCAAAATTTGCAGCATCATTCCCGGCGGCCCAACTCAGTTGTGCTATCAAGCTGTGGCCTTCACCTCTGAGAAACAAGGACAAGTTACAAAGTGAACTAAATATTCTCTACCAACACAATCAGCTGTATGCAGGGAAATCTGCACTTGCTCTATTTCAGACTATTAGAGAAACCGGCCTACAAGAGATCTTGTCTGAAACATGCATTCTTCTGAACATCTTCCTCGCAACTCCAATGGTGTCCCCCGAGCCTGACAGGAACCATTCGGCAATGGAAAGGATTAACGTGTTTGCAAGAAAAACACTAGGAAAAGAGAGACTTAATGCGCTTTGCATGCTTTCCAATGAGAACCAATTTATTCAGGGAAAGGTGGATTTCAACAGGAAAGTCATGGATAAGTTTGCACCTGCAAACAACCACCAGGTTTCATTCCTTTtcaaatga
- the r3hcc1l gene encoding R3H and coiled-coil domain-containing protein 1-like, whose translation METEQPKNDSASNTPTTSQPKKPSQGLYVPKKRLNASKDKTHVEGEVKPKPRPRYTDKARKNAKNKKDKAVAAGEDEHAAVGMDGADGHTNSAFEGEWLQGPEVKTNGQLDSADVTDASCLEEKAQEDSWDTLFNDDGDCLNQRLLEELSLSEGRETKSIQEARFDYYNMHRFDDDATDQSEEDLSHVIEIYDIPPDFKTEDLFKLFQGYQQRGFDIKWIDDTSALGLFSSPNAAREALRSKHPLMKVRPLSKSTSQTKAAARSFSESPSPAQERPQTSAALARRLVIGALGVKNTVTKEQREAEKRKLQEAREQKRLAAKQREDAWEGK comes from the exons ATGGAAACGGAACAACCAAAGAACGACAGTGCTTCAAACACACCTACTACATCTCAGCCCAAGAAACCAAGCCAGGGTCTTTACGTACCAAAGAAACGACTCAACGCATCGAAAGACAAAACTCACGTTGAGGGAGAGGTCAAACCAAAACCCAGGCCACGCTACACGGACAAAGCTCGAAAGAACGCCAAGAACAAGAAAGACAAGGCAGTAGCAGCAGGAGAAGATGAGCACGCAGCTGTAGGGATGGATGGAGCTGATGGTCACACAAATTCTGCTTTCGAGGGTGAGTGGCTACAAGGACCAGAGGTGAAGACCAATGGACAGCTCGACTCAGCTGATGTTACCGATGCATCCTGTCTTGAGGAAAAAGCACAAGAGGACAGTTGGGACACCTTATTTAACGATGATGGAGATTGTCTCAATCAGCGGCTGCTTGAAGAG CTCTCTTTGAGTGAAGGTCGAGAGACGAAGTCAATCCAGGAGGCCAGATTTGATTATTACAACATGCACCGGTTTGATGACGACGCCACGGACCAGAGTGAGGAAGACCTTTCTCACGTCATTGAGATCTACGACATTCCCCCTGACTTTAAAACAGAAGATCTTTTCAAGTTATTTCAAGGATATCA ACAGAGAGGTTTCGATATCAAGTGGATTGATGACACATCCGCGCTTGGTCTCTTTTCAAGCCCAAATGCAG CCCGCGAGGCATTAAGATCCAAACATCCACTGATGAAGGTGCGGCCACTCTCCAAATCCACTTCTCAGACGAAGGCCGCAGCTCGTAGCTTCTCTG AGTCCCCCTCGCCTGCTCAGGAGAGACCACAGACCAGCGCAGCCCTGGCTCGCAGGCTTGTGATCGGCGCCCTCGGCGTGAAAAACACTGTAACGAAGGAGCAGCGGGAGGCAGAGAAGAGGAAGCTCCAAGAGGCCAGAG AACAAAAGCGTCTGGCAGCCAAACAGAGGGAAGATGCTTGGGAGGGAAAGTGA
- the LOC144054927 gene encoding zinc finger MYM-type protein 1-like isoform X3: MNHVDFLLCVRFSKLPLEEQLEIKRLGPHRPEDFVLIQYGDMVTRTFKKDWFEKKKWLTASTTKSALFCFPCLLFGGLDSVWASIGFKDIKHLSERTAKHESSSSHLRCAMKLGLLGLTPVQPRINDADRLAIEEHNTLTEENRTIQDDLLDCMYEVYREEVDKQLQQTQFVGVQVHEITHMSCNPQMAIVLRYVVDNTVTERFLELIEVTDKTAFGLSAAIQQVLEPLRLTEKLISQSYDGAAMLRDGEGSVQTLMSIRYPNSVFVHCYAHQLNVTLQQVCASRIRELKVFFADLTSFATFFSSPARAAALMQVSYNNIQRPRWNFQSRTINAVWDSQDAILECLDCIRTQPGWDIATVSEAYGLSMHLKEPKFLQLLHFFAEVMPEVDVLQNILQNREIDDSVVRCAVENFIANVKEVRGRADVIAGDGEAKRRKTTDNTAEVMKEACDNMIAQVEDRFSNSDYLVAAQLVDCSLFPKFAASFPAAQLSCAIKLWPSPLRNKDKLQSELNILYQHNQLYAGKSALALFQTIRETGLQEILSETCILLNIFLATPMVSPEPDRNHSAMERINVFARKTLGKERLNALCMLSNENQFIQGKVDFNRKVMDKFAPANNHQVSFLFK; the protein is encoded by the exons ATGAATCACGTAGACTTTTTATTGTGCGTGCGGTTTAGCAAATTGCCACTGGAAGAACAGTTGGAAATAAAACGTTTAGGGCCGCACAGACCAGAAGACTTTGTCTTGATTCAGTATGGAGATATGGTGACCCGTACCTTCAAAAAAGActggtttgaaaaaaagaaatggctgACCGCTAGCACGACCAAAAGTGCGCTCTTCTGTTTTCCCTGTCTTCTCTTTGGTGGCTTGGACTCCGTTTGGGCATCGATCGGCTTTAAAGACATTAAACATCTGTCGGAAAGAACGGCGAAGCACGAAAGCTCCTCGTCTCACCTGAGATGTGCCATGAAGTTGGGTTTACTTGGTCTGACCCCCGTGCAGCCACGCATCAATGACGCCGATCGACTTGCCATCGAGGAACACAACACGCTAACTGAGGAGAATCG CACCATTCAGGACGACCTTCTGGATTGCATGTATGAGGTCTACAGGGAGGAGGTGGACAAACAATTGCAACAGACCCAGTTTGTTGGTGTGCAGGTACATGAAATCACTCATATGTCGTGCAATCCTCAAATGGCAATCGTGTTGAGATACGTGGTTGACAACACTGTTACTGAGCGGTTCCTTGAGTTAATCGAAGTCACGGATAAAACTGCCTTTGGTCTTTCGGCAGCCATCCAACAAGTTCTCGAGCCCTTGCGGCTGACCGAGAAACTCATCTCGCAAAGCTATGATGGCGCTGCCATGCTGAGGGATGGTGAAGGTAGCGTGCAAACCCTGATGAGTATAAGGTACCCAAATTCAGTGTTTGTGCATTGCTACGCCCATCAGTTAAATGTTACTCTACAGCAAGTGTGTGCGTCTAGAATCCGTGAGCTGAAGGTGTTTTTTGCTGATTTGACCAGCTTTGCAACCTTCTTCAGCTCACCTGCAAGAGCAGCTGCCCTGATGCAGGTGTCGTACAACAACATCCAGCGACCAAGGTGGAATTTTCAAAGCAGGACCATTAACGCCGTATGGGACAGTCAGGATGCCATATTGGAGTGTTTGGATTGTATTCGCACTCAGCCGGGATGGGACATCGCGACCGTCAGCGAGGCATACGGCCTCTCCATGCATTTGAAAGAACCCAAGTTTCTCCAGCTGCTGCATTTCTTCGCAGAAGTCATGCCGGAAGTGGATGTTCTACAGAACATACTGCAGAACCGCGAGATTGACGACTCGGTCGTGAGATGCGCCGTGGAAAACTTCATTGCCAACGTGAAGGAGGTGAGAGGGAGGGCCGACGTGATCGCCGGCGACGGAGAAGCCAAGCGAAGGAAAACTACCGATAATACGGCTGAAGTTATGAAGGAGGCTTGTGACAACATGATTGCACAAGTCGAGGACCGCTTCTCCAACAGTGACTATCTCGTTGCGGCGCAGCTCGTGGACTGCTCACTTTTCCCAAAATTTGCAGCATCATTCCCGGCGGCCCAACTCAGTTGTGCTATCAAGCTGTGGCCTTCACCTCTGAGAAACAAGGACAAGTTACAAAGTGAACTAAATATTCTCTACCAACACAATCAGCTGTATGCAGGGAAATCTGCACTTGCTCTATTTCAGACTATTAGAGAAACCGGCCTACAAGAGATCTTGTCTGAAACATGCATTCTTCTGAACATCTTCCTCGCAACTCCAATGGTGTCCCCCGAGCCTGACAGGAACCATTCGGCAATGGAAAGGATTAACGTGTTTGCAAGAAAAACACTAGGAAAAGAGAGACTTAATGCGCTTTGCATGCTTTCCAATGAGAACCAATTTATTCAGGGAAAGGTGGATTTCAACAGGAAAGTCATGGATAAGTTTGCACCTGCAAACAACCACCAGGTTTCATTCCTTTtcaaatga
- the crtac1a gene encoding cartilage acidic protein 1a: protein MRAIGWLVLLFGFWEQSHSQNSDPMFQDVTQTILPPDRLHNPTQLNYGMAVTDVDGDGDLEVVVAGYNGPNLVLKYDRAQNKMVNIAVDDTTSPYYALRDVAGNAIGVTACDVDGDGREEIYFLNTNNAYSGRATYFDKLFKFRNGRFEDLLSDELNVRRGVANRMAGRSVACIDRKGTGRYSVYVANYASGNVGPHALLEMDAAASDVANGVVALSDVAATAGVNKLTGGRGVVVGPILSDTKSDVFCDNEGGANFLFKNNGDGTFVDVARQAGVEDRNQHGRGVALADFNGDGKTDIVYGNWNGPHRLYLQGSNSNFRNIATAGFASPSPIRTVIAADFDNDRKLEVFFNNIAYRGNAPNRLFRVSRRANADPLIQELHVGDAAEPQGRGTGGTVTDVDGDGQLDLLLAHGESAAQPISVFKVTQGSTNKWLRVIPRTQFGSYARGAKVTVFTKKSGAHMHIIDGGSGYLCEMEPVAHFGLGNDDASVLEVSWPDGSFITRVLQPGEMKSVVQVAYPRDREMFTLDSDTECGEGFIVKSGRCKGI, encoded by the exons ATGCGAGCTATAGGGTGGTTGGTCCTGCTGTTCGGCTTCTGGGAGCAATCCCACTCTCAGAATAGTGACCCAATGTTCCAGGACGTTACACAGACCATCCTTCCTCCTGACAGGCTGCACAATCCAACACAGCTCAATTATGGAATGGCAGTAACAGACGTGGATGGTGACGGCGATCTCGAAGTAGTGGTGGCCGG ATACAACGGGCCTAACCTGGTGTTGAAATATGACCGTGCTCAGAATAAGATGGTAAACATTGCAGTGGATGACACTACTTCGCCTTACTACGCTCTGAGGGATGTAGCTGGGAACGCCATTGGGGTCACAGCCTGCGATGTGGATGGAGATGGACGGGAGGAAATCTACTTCCTCAACACAAATAATGCCTACTCtg GACGAGCCACTTACTTTGACAAGCTTTTCAAGTTTCGTAATGGTCGCTTTGAGGATCTCCTCAGCGATGAGCTCAATGTGCGCCGTGGTGTTGCTAACCGCATGGCAGGACGTTCTGTGGCATGCATTGACAGAAAG GGAACAGGCCGTTACTCAGTCTACGTGGCAAACTACGCCAGCGGCAACGTTGGACCGCACGCTCTCTTAGAGATGGACGCGGCTGCCAGTGATGTGGCGAATGGCGTTGTCGCCTTGTCTGATGTCGCTGCCACAGCCGGAGTCAACAAGCTCACAG GTGGACGCGGTGTTGTAGTTGGACCCATCCTCAGTGATACAAAGTCTGATGTTTTCTGTGACAATGAAGGAGGAGCCAACTTCCTGTTCAAGAACAACGGAGATGGGACTTTTGTTGATGTCGCCAGGCAAGCAG GTGTGGAGGACCGAAACCAACATGGTAGAGGAGTAGCACTGGCTGATTTCAATGGCGATGGAAAGACAGACATTGTCTACGGCAACTGGAATGGCCCCCACAGGCTGTACCTGCAGGGCAGCAACTCTAATTTTAGG AATATCGCGACTGCAGGATTTGCATCCCCCTCTCCGATTCGCACGGTTATAGCAGCTGACTTTGACAATGACAGGAAGCTTGAAGTGTTTTTCAACAATATTGCCTACAGAGGAAATGCCCCCAACAGGCTCTTCAG ggTATCCAGAAGAGCTAATGCTGACCCTTTAATCCAAGAGCTTCATGTGGGAGATGCTGCAGAGCCTCAAGGCAGAGGAACAG GCGGCACTGTGACTGATGTGGATGGAGACGGGCAGTTGGATCTTCTGCTGGCGCACGGAGAGAGTGCAGCGCAACCAATCTCTGTCTTCAAAGTCACGCAG GGCTCAACAAATAAATGGCTTCGAGTCATCCCTCGCACCCAGTTCGGCTCGTATGCGCGAGGTGCTAAGGTGACGGTATTCACCAAGAAGAGTGGAGCTCACATGCACATCATTGATGGAGGATCCGGGTACCTGTGTGAGATGGAACCCGTTGCTCATTTTGGTTTAG GAAACGATGATGCGTCTGTGCTGGAGGTCTCTTGGCCTGATGGTAGCTTCATCACGCGCGTCCTTCAGCCTGGCGAAATGAAATCAGTGGTGCAAGTAGCGTACCCTAGGGACAGAGAAATGTTCACACTTGACAGTGACACGGAG tgtggTGAAGGCTTTATTGTGAAGAGCGGCCGCTGTAAAG GTATCTGA
- the LOC144054927 gene encoding uncharacterized protein LOC144054927 isoform X4 yields MLRDGEGSVQTLMSISSPARAAALMQVSYNNIQRPRWNFQSRTINAVWDSQDAILECLDCIRTQPGWDIATVSEAYGLSMHLKEPKFLQLLHFFAEVMPEVDVLQNILQNREIDDSVVRCAVENFIANVKEVRGRADVIAGDGEAKRRKTTDNTAEVMKEACDNMIAQVEDRFSNSDYLVAAQLVDCSLFPKFAASFPAAQLSCAIKLWPSPLRNKDKLQSELNILYQHNQLYAGKSALALFQTIRETGLQEILSETCILLNIFLATPMVSPEPDRNHSAMERINVFARKTLGKERLNALCMLSNENQFIQGKVDFNRKVMDKFAPANNHQVSFLFK; encoded by the exons ATGCTGAGGGATGGTGAAGGTAGCGTGCAAACCCTGATGAGTATAAG CTCACCTGCAAGAGCAGCTGCCCTGATGCAGGTGTCGTACAACAACATCCAGCGACCAAGGTGGAATTTTCAAAGCAGGACCATTAACGCCGTATGGGACAGTCAGGATGCCATATTGGAGTGTTTGGATTGTATTCGCACTCAGCCGGGATGGGACATCGCGACCGTCAGCGAGGCATACGGCCTCTCCATGCATTTGAAAGAACCCAAGTTTCTCCAGCTGCTGCATTTCTTCGCAGAAGTCATGCCGGAAGTGGATGTTCTACAGAACATACTGCAGAACCGCGAGATTGACGACTCGGTCGTGAGATGCGCCGTGGAAAACTTCATTGCCAACGTGAAGGAGGTGAGAGGGAGGGCCGACGTGATCGCCGGCGACGGAGAAGCCAAGCGAAGGAAAACTACCGATAATACGGCTGAAGTTATGAAGGAGGCTTGTGACAACATGATTGCACAAGTCGAGGACCGCTTCTCCAACAGTGACTATCTCGTTGCGGCGCAGCTCGTGGACTGCTCACTTTTCCCAAAATTTGCAGCATCATTCCCGGCGGCCCAACTCAGTTGTGCTATCAAGCTGTGGCCTTCACCTCTGAGAAACAAGGACAAGTTACAAAGTGAACTAAATATTCTCTACCAACACAATCAGCTGTATGCAGGGAAATCTGCACTTGCTCTATTTCAGACTATTAGAGAAACCGGCCTACAAGAGATCTTGTCTGAAACATGCATTCTTCTGAACATCTTCCTCGCAACTCCAATGGTGTCCCCCGAGCCTGACAGGAACCATTCGGCAATGGAAAGGATTAACGTGTTTGCAAGAAAAACACTAGGAAAAGAGAGACTTAATGCGCTTTGCATGCTTTCCAATGAGAACCAATTTATTCAGGGAAAGGTGGATTTCAACAGGAAAGTCATGGATAAGTTTGCACCTGCAAACAACCACCAGGTTTCATTCCTTTtcaaatga
- the LOC144054927 gene encoding zinc finger MYM-type protein 1-like isoform X1 — protein MNHVDFLLCVRFSKLPLEEQLEIKRLGPHRPEDFVLIQYGDMVTRTFKKDWFEKKKWLTASTTKSALFCFPCLLFGGLDSVWASIGFKDIKHLSERTAKHESSSSHLRCAMKLGLLGLTPVQPRINDADRLAIEEHNTLTEENRYVLDRLVTCVKLCGKCQVDLHGHDETLNAALFNCVFETMCEGDTRLKRHYNAQPFFHLALSTIQDDLLDCMYEVYREEVDKQLQQTQFVGVQVHEITHMSCNPQMAIVLRYVVDNTVTERFLELIEVTDKTAFGLSAAIQQVLEPLRLTEKLISQSYDGAAMLRDGEGSVQTLMSIRYPNSVFVHCYAHQLNVTLQQVCASRIRELKVFFADLTSFATFFSSPARAAALMQVSYNNIQRPRWNFQSRTINAVWDSQDAILECLDCIRTQPGWDIATVSEAYGLSMHLKEPKFLQLLHFFAEVMPEVDVLQNILQNREIDDSVVRCAVENFIANVKEVRGRADVIAGDGEAKRRKTTDNTAEVMKEACDNMIAQVEDRFSNSDYLVAAQLVDCSLFPKFAASFPAAQLSCAIKLWPSPLRNKDKLQSELNILYQHNQLYAGKSALALFQTIRETGLQEILSETCILLNIFLATPMVSPEPDRNHSAMERINVFARKTLGKERLNALCMLSNENQFIQGKVDFNRKVMDKFAPANNHQVSFLFK, from the coding sequence ATGAATCACGTAGACTTTTTATTGTGCGTGCGGTTTAGCAAATTGCCACTGGAAGAACAGTTGGAAATAAAACGTTTAGGGCCGCACAGACCAGAAGACTTTGTCTTGATTCAGTATGGAGATATGGTGACCCGTACCTTCAAAAAAGActggtttgaaaaaaagaaatggctgACCGCTAGCACGACCAAAAGTGCGCTCTTCTGTTTTCCCTGTCTTCTCTTTGGTGGCTTGGACTCCGTTTGGGCATCGATCGGCTTTAAAGACATTAAACATCTGTCGGAAAGAACGGCGAAGCACGAAAGCTCCTCGTCTCACCTGAGATGTGCCATGAAGTTGGGTTTACTTGGTCTGACCCCCGTGCAGCCACGCATCAATGACGCCGATCGACTTGCCATCGAGGAACACAACACGCTAACTGAGGAGAATCGGTACGTTCTGGACAGGCTGGTCACCTGTGTTAAACTTTGTGGCAAGTGCCAAGTGGATTTGCACGGTCATGACGAAACACTAAACGCAGCTCTCTTTAACTGCGTATTTGAGACCATGTGTGAGGGAGACACCAGGCTCAAAAGACACTATAATGCGCAACCATTTTTTCATTTGGCTTTAAGCACCATTCAGGACGACCTTCTGGATTGCATGTATGAGGTCTACAGGGAGGAGGTGGACAAACAATTGCAACAGACCCAGTTTGTTGGTGTGCAGGTACATGAAATCACTCATATGTCGTGCAATCCTCAAATGGCAATCGTGTTGAGATACGTGGTTGACAACACTGTTACTGAGCGGTTCCTTGAGTTAATCGAAGTCACGGATAAAACTGCCTTTGGTCTTTCGGCAGCCATCCAACAAGTTCTCGAGCCCTTGCGGCTGACCGAGAAACTCATCTCGCAAAGCTATGATGGCGCTGCCATGCTGAGGGATGGTGAAGGTAGCGTGCAAACCCTGATGAGTATAAGGTACCCAAATTCAGTGTTTGTGCATTGCTACGCCCATCAGTTAAATGTTACTCTACAGCAAGTGTGTGCGTCTAGAATCCGTGAGCTGAAGGTGTTTTTTGCTGATTTGACCAGCTTTGCAACCTTCTTCAGCTCACCTGCAAGAGCAGCTGCCCTGATGCAGGTGTCGTACAACAACATCCAGCGACCAAGGTGGAATTTTCAAAGCAGGACCATTAACGCCGTATGGGACAGTCAGGATGCCATATTGGAGTGTTTGGATTGTATTCGCACTCAGCCGGGATGGGACATCGCGACCGTCAGCGAGGCATACGGCCTCTCCATGCATTTGAAAGAACCCAAGTTTCTCCAGCTGCTGCATTTCTTCGCAGAAGTCATGCCGGAAGTGGATGTTCTACAGAACATACTGCAGAACCGCGAGATTGACGACTCGGTCGTGAGATGCGCCGTGGAAAACTTCATTGCCAACGTGAAGGAGGTGAGAGGGAGGGCCGACGTGATCGCCGGCGACGGAGAAGCCAAGCGAAGGAAAACTACCGATAATACGGCTGAAGTTATGAAGGAGGCTTGTGACAACATGATTGCACAAGTCGAGGACCGCTTCTCCAACAGTGACTATCTCGTTGCGGCGCAGCTCGTGGACTGCTCACTTTTCCCAAAATTTGCAGCATCATTCCCGGCGGCCCAACTCAGTTGTGCTATCAAGCTGTGGCCTTCACCTCTGAGAAACAAGGACAAGTTACAAAGTGAACTAAATATTCTCTACCAACACAATCAGCTGTATGCAGGGAAATCTGCACTTGCTCTATTTCAGACTATTAGAGAAACCGGCCTACAAGAGATCTTGTCTGAAACATGCATTCTTCTGAACATCTTCCTCGCAACTCCAATGGTGTCCCCCGAGCCTGACAGGAACCATTCGGCAATGGAAAGGATTAACGTGTTTGCAAGAAAAACACTAGGAAAAGAGAGACTTAATGCGCTTTGCATGCTTTCCAATGAGAACCAATTTATTCAGGGAAAGGTGGATTTCAACAGGAAAGTCATGGATAAGTTTGCACCTGCAAACAACCACCAGGTTTCATTCCTTTtcaaatga
- the golga7ba gene encoding golgin A7 family, member Ba, which translates to MATEFHNLQELRHSASLANKVFIQRDYSEGTTCKFQTKFPSELESRIERTLFEDTVKTLNNYYAEAEKIGGQSYLEGCLACATAYLIFLCMETRYEKVLKKIAKYIQEQNEKIYAPRGLLITDPLERGMRVIEISIYEDRGSSGCSSGSSSVSSSTAR; encoded by the exons ATGGCGACTGAG TTCCACAACCTACAGGAGTTGAGGCACAGTGCATCCCTGGCCAACAAAGTCTTCATCCAGAGAGACTACAGTGAGGGAACCACCTGCAAGTTCCAGACAAAATTCCCCTCTGAGCTGGAGAGCCGG ATTGAGCGGACTCTATTTGAGGACACTGTGAAGACCCTCAATAACTACTACGCAGAAGCAGAAAAGATCGGAGGCCAGTCTTACCTGGAAGGATGTCTGGCTTGTGCCACAGCATATCTTATCTTCCTCTGCATGGAGACACGCTATGAGAAG GTGTTGAAGAAGATTGCCAAGTACATCCAGGAGCAGAATGAAAAGATCTATGCTCCCAGGGGGTTGCTCATTACTGACCCCCTAGAGAGAGGAATGCGAGTT ATCGAGATTTCCATCTATGAAGACAGGGGCTCCAGCGGCTGCAGCTCTGGGAGCAGCTCTGTGTCCAGCAGCACAGCTCGATGA